The Mauremys reevesii isolate NIE-2019 linkage group 1, ASM1616193v1, whole genome shotgun sequence genome has a segment encoding these proteins:
- the MYF6 gene encoding myogenic factor 6, whose protein sequence is MMMDLFETSSYFFYLDGENGALQQLEMAEGSPLYPGSDGTLSPCQDQMPPEAGSDSSGEEHVLAPPGLQPPHCPGQCLIWACKTCKRKSAPTDRRKAATLRERRRLKKINEAFEALKRRTVANPNQRLPKVEILRSAISYIEKLQDLLHRLDQQEKMQEIGGDPFSFSPKQGNIPSSDFLSTCSSDWQNVSDHSRVLAINAKEGASIVESSASSSLRCLSSIVDSISSEDPKLPCVEEVVEK, encoded by the exons ATGATGATGGACCTTTTTGAAACTAGCTCCTATTTCTTCTACTTGGACGGAGAAAATGGagctctgcagcagctggagatGGCAGAGGGGTCCCCCCTGTACCCAGGCAGCGATGGCACTTTGTCCCCTTGCCAGGACCAAATGCCCCCAGAAGCCGGGAGTGACAGCAGTGGAGAGGAGCATGTGCTGGCACCCCCGGGCCTACAACCCCCTCATTGCCCCGGCCAGTGTTTGATCTGGGCTTGTAAGACCTGCAAGAGGAAATCGGCCCCCACCGACAGGAGGAAAGCAGCCACCCTGCGGGAGAGGAGGCGGCTGAAGAAGATCAACGAAGCCTTCGAGGCTCTGAAAAGGAGGACTGTGGCCAACCCCAACCAGCGGCTGCCCAAGGTGGAGATCCTGAGGAGTGCCATCAGCTACATAGAGAAGCTGCAGGATCTCCTGCACAGGCTGGATCAGCAGGAGAAAATGCAGGAGATTGGGGGAGACCCTTTTAGCTTCAGCCCCAAGCAGGGAAAT ATCCCAAGTTCAGATttcctgagcacctgcagctccgaCTGGCAAAATGTTTCTGATCATTCCAGAGTGCTAGCGATCAATGCCAAAGAAG GAGCCTCCATCGTTGAATCTTCAGCCTCTAGCAGCCTTCGTTGTCTTTCTTCGATAGTGGACAGTATTTCTTCAGAAGATCCCAAACTTCCCTGCGTGGAGGAAGTGGTAGAGAAGTAG